The following are encoded in a window of Methanocalculus alkaliphilus genomic DNA:
- a CDS encoding VOC family protein produces the protein MATIVHIDIPVGDVQRARTFYETLFNWKFHEVPGYSDYLLFETGDGKSVPAIGGGLGMRGAPDQTITCYIGVDSIADYLPKIEEMGGTITMPYTEVPGYGALALCLDSEGNPFGLWEEKHEI, from the coding sequence ATGGCAACGATCGTCCATATCGATATCCCCGTCGGCGATGTGCAACGGGCACGTACGTTCTACGAAACCCTCTTCAACTGGAAATTTCATGAGGTGCCAGGCTACTCCGACTATCTCCTCTTTGAAACAGGGGATGGAAAGAGCGTCCCTGCAATCGGAGGAGGGCTTGGGATGCGTGGGGCTCCTGATCAGACGATAACCTGTTATATCGGGGTTGATTCCATCGCTGATTATCTCCCGAAGATCGAGGAGATGGGAGGGACAATAACGATGCCCTATACTGAGGTTCCCGGTTATGGAGCGTTAGCCCTCTGCCTGGATTCGGAGGGGAATCCCTTCGGCCTCTGGGAGGAGAAGCACGAGATCTGA